CTTATGCTCGCTGTTCTTGGCATGAAGCAGCAACAAGACGCTGCAATTGGTGTCGTCATGAGCTTCGGTATGGGGTTGGCGGTGCTCTTCATCCACCTCTACCCCGGTAACTCTACCCGTGCTTTTTCCCTCCTCACCGGCCAAATCGTCGGCGTATCTGCCGCTTCAACCACCACTTTGTTCATCACCACCGTCCTGGTGGTGGGGATCGTGGCCTTAATCTGGCGCCCCATGCTCTTTGCCTCCGCGGATCCCATCATGGCCCGAGCCGCCGGCGTCCACTGCCAATGGATCGCCGTGATTTTCGCTGTCCTCGTGGGTATTGCCGCAGCCCAATCAGTGCAAATTGTGGGTTCCCTCCTCGTCATGGCGCTACTTATCACCCCCGGAGCCGCCGCTGTCCACGTGACGTCATCCCCGATACGCGCCGTCATCTACTCCATTATTTTCGCTGAAACGTCAGCGGTAGGAGGACTCATCCTCTCCCTAGCTCCCGGCATCCCGGTGTCAGTTTTTGTCACCGCAGTCAGCTTTTTCATCTACCTAGTGTGCCGCTTCATCGGTGGCCGAATGAATCAAAAAGCACAGGTGGGAACGAATCGAAAGAAGTTTTCCGAGGTGTTAGGTTCCCCTCACTCAGCGGAGGACTCCCTCGTGGTTGATCCCCATCACTCGGCACCGAATGAAGACTAATTTGCCCCACCTTTCTCCGCCGCAGCGGAGAAAGGTGACGGGGTTGTTATCGCGCTCACAACTTCTTAGCGCTAATATGTACCGAACATAAGCAGTTATTTACCTAAAGTTATAATTCATAGCTTTGGGCTTGCTGGTTAAAAATGTACTTAGGCCTCGATCATGATGAGAGGACTCTCTTGTGACCACCCAGAACACCCAGACTGAGCGGAGCCAATCAACGCTCAAAACTCTTGCCGGAACCGGGGTTGGTAATGCCTTGGAATGGTTTGACTGGAATATCTACGCCACCTTCGCGGTTTTCTTTTCCAGCCAACTTTTCAATAGTGAAGACGGCAAATCAGCCTTCTTAAAAACGATGGCGGTCTTCGCGGTGGGGTTTATTGCCCGCCCCTTCGGCGGTTTCTTCTTCGGTTGGCTAGCAGACCGCATTGGACGTAAAGAATCTCTTGCTGTAGCCGTCCTGTGCGCCTCGGCGGGTTCCATCCTCATCGCTATTACCCCCACCTACCACCAGGTCGGCTGGGTGGCCTCCGCTATTCTTCTGCTCGCTCGCCTCATCCAGGGGCTAGCTCACGGAGGGGAGCTTCCTTCCGCCCAGACCTATTTGGCCGAACACGCTCCCCGAGATAAGCGCGGACTCTGGGCCTCCTCGATTTATGTCACCGGGACTTTCGGAATCCTGCTGGGGATGATCTTCGGGTTGATACTCGAATCCTTGTTGAGTGAGCAACAACTCATGGCCTGGGGCTGGCGCATCCCCTTCGCGGTGGGAGCCGTCTTAGGTATCTCCGCCCTGTGGATGCGTCTCCACATGGATGAATCCGAGGTTTTCGAAGCTGAAAAGGAACGCAAAGCTGAAGCCCCGCAGGCCCAGCGCAATGTTTTCGTCCAGGTCGCCAAGAACTGGCCTACTGCGCTTAAGGTCGTGGGGATGACAGCTGGCCTCACCGTCAGCTACTACGTGTGGTCGGTCACCATGCCGGCTTTGGCTCAAAAGAGCTTTGGGTTTAGCGCCTCCGACGCCTTCACCGCCTCCATCATCGGAAACGCCGTCTTCATCATCTCCTTAATTTGCTGGGGTTGGGCTTCAGACCGCATCGGCCGCAAACCCACCATGCTCATTGCGATGATCGGATCAGCAATCCTCTACCTGCCTCTGGTGCACTACGTCGTCAACCAGCAGAGCATGTTCTCCTTGGTTCTTGCCATCTCCATCCAGCTATTCTTATTGGCGGCTTTCTTGGGGCACGCTCCGGCCACCTACGCGGAGATGTTTGACACGGATCAACGAGCCTCCGGGTTTGGTATCCCCTATGCTCTCACTATCGCTATCTTCGGCGGCACCGCGGGCATGATTATGACCTGGCTAGATAACAACATCCACTTTGCCTATTACTCCATCGTGCTCTTGGTGATTTCAGCAATTACTATCCTCACCCTGAAAGAAACCAAGGGAGTAGATCTTCACGGGCATTATCCTGAGGAATACTAATTCCCCAGGGCTTAGTTCACTCGACGCTGCCGGGCGAACTCGCTCAGAACAACCCCGGCAGCAACCGATGCATTCAGGGATTCCACCCACTCCGCCATCGGGATGGACATGATGACGTCGCAATTTTCCCGGACCAGGCGAGAGATCCCTTTACCTTCAGAACCCACCACAATAAGCACCGGGGTTTCCGCAGCGCTATAAGTGTCAAGGGTGGCTGTTCCTCCGGAGTCTAAGCCAACCACCTGATACCCGTTTTGTTGAAACTCTTTGACTGTTCGCGTCAAATTCGTCGCCCGCGCTACCGGTAGCCGAGCAGCCGTTCCCGCCGAGGTACGCCACGCCACAGCGGTAACCGACGCAGAACGGCGTTCCGGAATAACGACCCCATCGCCACCAAAAGCAGCGACCGAACGAATCACCGCCCCAAGGTTTCGCGGGTCAGTGATGTTATCAAGCAACACCACCATCCCCGGCCCCGGGGTATCTGCGGCCTGGGCTATAAGGTCGTGAACTTCGGTGTAGCGAAACGGTGGCATGTCCAAACCAATTCCTTGGTGAAGACCGTTCCCGGTCATCCGATCCATCTCTTGGCGGGGAATTTCACTGACCGGAATGGAGCGGCTGTGCGCTAGAGTAACCGCCTCGCTTAAGCGATCATCATGGCCGGTTCCTTGAACCACATAGAGTTGCGTCGCCGGCACTTTGGCGTGGAGGCATTCGATCACCGGGTTGCGGCCCACCACCAACTCATTATTCTTCTCCCGGGTGTGGCGTCCACTATTACGACGTTCCCGCTCAACCTTTCGCTTATACGCAGCATGATAGGGCCGATCCTCCGCCTTCGGGGTAGGCCCCTTCCCCGCTAAACTGCGTCGATTCTTCCCACCAGAGCCTTTCGTAGCACCCTTTTTATTCTTCTTCCGCCGCCCGGGCCGAAAATCATTTCCCGCCATTTATTTCTCCATCTCCGTATTCAACGACCAGGTGGGCCCATCAGGGGTATCTGTCACCGTTATCCCGACCTGCTGCAACCGGTCCCGCACCGCATCCGCCGTCTGAAAATCCTTCTCTTTCCGGGCTTGGGTCCGACGCTCCAGCTCCGCCCCCACCAGCGCTTCCAACGCCGCCATAGCGGCATCATTGTTGGAGTTGCTGTACCCCGAATCTTGCCATTGCTCAGAGTA
This genomic interval from Corynebacterium poyangense contains the following:
- a CDS encoding metal ABC transporter permease — protein: MLESFLTDTSYLLNVSFVQQAILAAGVLGVLSGVMTPLIVLRQMSFSVHATSELALMGAAAALLFGLNVGWGAIAGSIVAALMLAVLGMKQQQDAAIGVVMSFGMGLAVLFIHLYPGNSTRAFSLLTGQIVGVSAASTTTLFITTVLVVGIVALIWRPMLFASADPIMARAAGVHCQWIAVIFAVLVGIAAAQSVQIVGSLLVMALLITPGAAAVHVTSSPIRAVIYSIIFAETSAVGGLILSLAPGIPVSVFVTAVSFFIYLVCRFIGGRMNQKAQVGTNRKKFSEVLGSPHSAEDSLVVDPHHSAPNED
- a CDS encoding MFS transporter is translated as MTTQNTQTERSQSTLKTLAGTGVGNALEWFDWNIYATFAVFFSSQLFNSEDGKSAFLKTMAVFAVGFIARPFGGFFFGWLADRIGRKESLAVAVLCASAGSILIAITPTYHQVGWVASAILLLARLIQGLAHGGELPSAQTYLAEHAPRDKRGLWASSIYVTGTFGILLGMIFGLILESLLSEQQLMAWGWRIPFAVGAVLGISALWMRLHMDESEVFEAEKERKAEAPQAQRNVFVQVAKNWPTALKVVGMTAGLTVSYYVWSVTMPALAQKSFGFSASDAFTASIIGNAVFIISLICWGWASDRIGRKPTMLIAMIGSAILYLPLVHYVVNQQSMFSLVLAISIQLFLLAAFLGHAPATYAEMFDTDQRASGFGIPYALTIAIFGGTAGMIMTWLDNNIHFAYYSIVLLVISAITILTLKETKGVDLHGHYPEEY
- the rlmB gene encoding 23S rRNA (guanosine(2251)-2'-O)-methyltransferase RlmB, with translation MAGNDFRPGRRKKNKKGATKGSGGKNRRSLAGKGPTPKAEDRPYHAAYKRKVERERRNSGRHTREKNNELVVGRNPVIECLHAKVPATQLYVVQGTGHDDRLSEAVTLAHSRSIPVSEIPRQEMDRMTGNGLHQGIGLDMPPFRYTEVHDLIAQAADTPGPGMVVLLDNITDPRNLGAVIRSVAAFGGDGVVIPERRSASVTAVAWRTSAGTAARLPVARATNLTRTVKEFQQNGYQVVGLDSGGTATLDTYSAAETPVLIVVGSEGKGISRLVRENCDVIMSIPMAEWVESLNASVAAGVVLSEFARQRRVN